The following proteins come from a genomic window of Synechococcus sp. NB0720_010:
- the fabG gene encoding 3-oxoacyl-[acyl-carrier-protein] reductase, with translation MADSTPLAGQVALVTGASRGIGASIARELAQAGATVVVNYASSPAAAEAVVAEIQAAGGQAWSHQANVAEEEQVETMVKAVLEKEGRLDVLVNNAGITRDGLLMRMKSADWQSVIDLNLSGVFLCTRAVSRAMLKARSGRIINITSVVGLMGNPGQANYSAAKAGVIGLTRSSAAEFASRGVTVNAVAPGFIESDMTAELDKEPILKAIPLGRMGQPTEVASAVRFLAADPAAAYMTGQVLQVDGGMVMR, from the coding sequence ATGGCGGACAGCACCCCCCTGGCCGGTCAGGTTGCTCTGGTGACCGGAGCCAGCCGAGGCATCGGGGCCTCCATTGCCCGCGAGCTGGCCCAGGCTGGCGCAACGGTGGTAGTGAACTACGCCAGCTCCCCCGCCGCGGCTGAGGCTGTGGTCGCTGAGATTCAGGCGGCAGGCGGCCAAGCCTGGTCCCACCAGGCCAACGTGGCCGAGGAAGAGCAGGTGGAGACCATGGTCAAAGCCGTCCTGGAGAAGGAAGGGCGCCTGGACGTGCTGGTCAACAACGCGGGCATCACCCGTGATGGCCTGCTGATGCGCATGAAGAGCGCCGATTGGCAGAGCGTGATCGACCTGAACCTCAGCGGCGTCTTCCTCTGCACCCGAGCCGTCAGCCGGGCGATGTTGAAGGCCAGAAGCGGCCGGATCATCAACATCACCTCGGTGGTGGGACTGATGGGCAACCCCGGCCAGGCCAACTACAGCGCCGCAAAAGCTGGGGTGATTGGCCTGACCCGCAGCAGCGCTGCGGAATTCGCAAGCCGCGGGGTCACCGTGAACGCTGTGGCCCCTGGCTTCATCGAGAGCGACATGACCGCGGAGCTCGACAAGGAGCCGATCCTCAAGGCCATTCCCCTGGGACGGATGGGGCAACCCACCGAGGTCGCCAGCGCCGTTCGCTTCCTCGCGGCCGATCCCGCCGCTGCCTACATGACCGGCCAGGTCCTGCAGGTGGATGGCGGCATGGTGATGCGCTGA
- a CDS encoding heme o synthase gives MPLTREEIVPSRKRLKLPPWLEIAKPRLIPLLLATTLGGMAMSEGWPLPPLRLACTLGGGALAAAAAGVLNCLWEQELDGRMQRTSGRALPSGRLSITTAFAIAVTLALTAATLLVGGVNCLAASLSLLGLCSYVLLYTVLLKPRTTQNIVIGGVAGAIPPLVGAAAATGHLGLGSWWLFALVMLWTPAHFWALALLLKEDYRAVGIPMLPVVKGSGATAEAIRWYALATVVLSLVGVWALPGGGLLYGLLLLPFNARLLQMTWNLHQDPDDLQRAKGLFRWSIFYLFGVCLLLLMARMPAGEQFSQQGFALLGWSGSGNAGFTLVASLVSGAF, from the coding sequence TTGCCCCTGACCCGTGAGGAGATCGTTCCCTCCAGGAAGCGGCTGAAGCTGCCCCCCTGGCTGGAGATCGCCAAGCCCCGTTTGATCCCCCTGTTGCTGGCGACCACCCTTGGCGGGATGGCGATGTCGGAAGGCTGGCCCCTGCCTCCTCTCCGCCTGGCCTGCACCTTGGGTGGTGGCGCCTTGGCCGCCGCAGCGGCTGGTGTCCTGAATTGTCTTTGGGAGCAGGAGCTCGATGGCCGCATGCAGCGGACCAGCGGCCGGGCCCTCCCCTCCGGTCGCCTCTCGATCACGACGGCTTTTGCCATTGCCGTCACCCTCGCGCTGACGGCGGCGACGCTGCTGGTGGGCGGGGTGAATTGTCTGGCCGCCAGCTTGTCGCTGCTGGGTCTGTGCAGTTACGTCCTGCTCTACACGGTGCTGCTGAAGCCCCGCACCACCCAGAACATCGTGATCGGTGGTGTGGCTGGAGCCATTCCCCCCCTGGTCGGTGCCGCCGCGGCAACGGGCCATCTGGGCCTGGGGAGTTGGTGGTTGTTTGCCCTGGTGATGCTGTGGACGCCAGCCCATTTCTGGGCCCTCGCTCTGCTGCTGAAGGAGGACTACCGCGCCGTCGGGATCCCCATGCTCCCTGTGGTGAAGGGCAGTGGTGCCACCGCTGAGGCCATTCGTTGGTATGCCCTGGCGACGGTGGTGCTGAGCCTGGTGGGTGTCTGGGCCTTGCCCGGTGGGGGGTTGCTCTACGGGCTCCTGCTGCTCCCCTTCAATGCCCGGCTCTTGCAGATGACCTGGAATTTGCACCAAGACCCGGATGATCTGCAGCGGGCCAAGGGGTTGTTTCGCTGGTCGATCTTCTATCTCTTTGGCGTCTGTCTGCTGCTGCTGATGGCTCGGATGCCGGCCGGGGAGCAGTTTTCGCAGCAGGGCTTTGCCCTGCTGGGTTGGAGTGGGTCCGGCAACGCAGGTTTCACCCTGGTGGCATCGCTGGTGAGCGGCGCTTTCTAG
- a CDS encoding ABC transporter permease: MTSASSSLLSPAPSASAPRSALADLTQETLALTRRLFLQLARRPSTLVAGVLQPLIWLVLFGALFANAPEGLLPEGMSYGRFLGAGVIVFTAFSAALNAGLPVMFDREFGFLNRLLVAPLRSRSSIVLASVLYITALSLVQSVAIMATAWVLGYGWPGGSGLLLVLLTLLLLVFAVTGLSLGLAFALPGHIELIAVIFVANLPLLFASTALAPISFMPAWLGWLAAVNPLTFAIEPIRAAYAGHFSLSAVVLHAPYGDLSAAACLGVLAALALGLFLLIRPLLDRKLA; encoded by the coding sequence ATGACCAGCGCTTCTTCTTCTTTGCTCAGCCCGGCCCCCAGCGCCAGCGCCCCGCGGTCAGCCCTGGCTGACCTGACGCAGGAGACCCTGGCCTTGACCCGCCGTCTGTTTTTGCAGCTGGCGCGCCGTCCGTCGACCCTGGTGGCGGGGGTCCTGCAACCCCTGATTTGGCTGGTTCTCTTTGGGGCCCTCTTCGCCAATGCCCCTGAGGGTCTGCTGCCCGAGGGCATGAGTTACGGCCGCTTCCTCGGTGCCGGCGTGATTGTCTTCACGGCCTTCAGCGCTGCCTTGAATGCCGGCTTGCCGGTGATGTTCGATCGGGAGTTTGGTTTCCTCAATCGCCTGTTGGTGGCCCCCTTGCGCTCCCGCAGCTCGATTGTCCTGGCCTCGGTGCTCTACATCACGGCCCTGAGCCTGGTGCAGAGCGTCGCGATCATGGCCACCGCCTGGGTCTTGGGGTACGGCTGGCCCGGCGGTTCTGGGTTGCTCCTGGTGCTGCTGACCCTGTTGCTGTTGGTCTTCGCTGTGACGGGCCTGAGCTTGGGGTTGGCCTTCGCACTGCCAGGTCACATCGAGCTGATCGCCGTGATCTTTGTGGCCAATTTGCCCCTGCTGTTTGCCAGCACGGCCCTGGCTCCGATTTCCTTTATGCCGGCCTGGTTGGGCTGGCTAGCGGCCGTAAATCCCCTTACCTTCGCGATTGAGCCGATTCGCGCCGCTTACGCCGGTCATTTCTCCCTCTCAGCTGTGGTGTTGCATGCCCCCTATGGGGACCTCAGCGCTGCCGCTTGTTTAGGGGTCCTGGCCGCTTTGGCGTTGGGTTTGTTTCTGCTGATCCGCCCTTTGCTGGATCGCAAGCTCGCCTGA
- a CDS encoding N-acetylmannosamine-6-phosphate 2-epimerase: MLGFPVRKTPVLPDPSLLRGGLIVSVQAPEGSPMRDPQVIAAMAEASLNNGAVGVRLESPEHIGAVRRRCPEALIIGLWKRTFPDSSVYITPGWEEIQAVWAAGADVIALDATDRVRPAGALLPDLVQRAKQELGACLMADVDSLENGLRAAELGCDWVGTTLYGYTESTASLKPPAWTLLRPLREQLPDPVMLICEGGIASAQQARQALDGGSDAVVVGTAITGVDLQVAAYRRALES, from the coding sequence GTGCTTGGCTTCCCGGTTCGCAAGACTCCCGTGCTGCCTGATCCCTCGTTGCTCCGTGGCGGGCTGATCGTCTCGGTTCAGGCCCCTGAGGGCTCACCGATGCGGGACCCGCAGGTGATTGCGGCCATGGCTGAGGCCAGCCTCAACAACGGCGCGGTGGGTGTCCGCCTGGAGAGTCCTGAACACATTGGGGCGGTGCGCCGCCGCTGCCCGGAGGCTTTGATTATTGGCCTCTGGAAGCGCACGTTCCCCGATAGTTCCGTCTACATCACCCCCGGCTGGGAAGAGATTCAGGCGGTTTGGGCCGCCGGTGCCGATGTCATCGCCCTGGATGCCACTGATCGGGTTCGCCCCGCTGGGGCCCTCTTGCCCGATTTGGTGCAGCGCGCCAAGCAGGAGCTTGGAGCCTGCTTGATGGCGGATGTCGACAGTCTGGAGAACGGGTTGCGCGCCGCGGAGCTCGGCTGTGATTGGGTTGGCACAACCCTCTACGGCTACACCGAGTCCACCGCCTCCCTCAAGCCTCCCGCTTGGACTCTGTTGCGTCCACTGCGCGAGCAGCTCCCGGATCCGGTCATGCTGATCTGTGAGGGTGGAATCGCTTCAGCCCAGCAGGCCAGACAGGCCCTTGATGGGGGTTCCGATGCGGTGGTGGTGGGGACGGCGATTACCGGCGTGGATCTGCAGGTGGCGGCCTATCGCCGGGCCCTGGAGTCCTAG
- the ispD gene encoding 2-C-methyl-D-erythritol 4-phosphate cytidylyltransferase — MHLLIACAGSGRRMGAERNKLLLEVSGRPVLAWTLDAALASESVRWIGVVGQEIDRPDIEALLKAANPGIPVQWIQGGDTRQDSVCNGLAALPPAAQSVLIHDGARCLVDPALIDRCSAAVDAGAAVIAAAPVTDTIKRVDGDGVIQDTPDRSVLWGAQTPQGFPVEQLRQAHAQARGEGWSVTDDASLFERLGWPVRVMESSPSNIKITTPFDLTIAEAVLSAR; from the coding sequence ATGCATCTGCTGATTGCCTGTGCCGGTAGCGGTCGGCGGATGGGGGCGGAGCGCAACAAGCTGCTCCTGGAGGTCAGCGGCCGGCCTGTGTTGGCCTGGACTCTCGATGCGGCCCTGGCCTCCGAGAGTGTGCGCTGGATCGGCGTGGTCGGCCAGGAGATCGACCGGCCGGACATCGAAGCCCTGCTGAAGGCAGCCAACCCAGGGATCCCGGTCCAGTGGATTCAGGGTGGGGACACCCGCCAGGATTCGGTCTGCAATGGCCTGGCTGCGCTGCCGCCGGCGGCCCAATCGGTTCTGATCCACGACGGAGCCCGCTGCTTGGTCGATCCAGCTCTGATCGATCGCTGTTCCGCGGCTGTTGACGCTGGCGCTGCGGTGATTGCTGCCGCACCGGTCACCGACACGATCAAGCGGGTCGATGGCGACGGCGTGATCCAAGACACCCCGGATCGCTCCGTTCTCTGGGGCGCCCAAACCCCCCAGGGGTTTCCGGTCGAGCAGTTGCGCCAGGCCCATGCCCAGGCGCGCGGGGAGGGTTGGAGTGTCACCGATGACGCCTCCCTGTTTGAACGGCTGGGTTGGCCCGTGCGGGTGATGGAGTCCTCCCCCTCCAACATCAAGATCACCACGCCCTTCGATCTGACGATTGCTGAGGCGGTGCTCTCGGCTCGCTAG
- a CDS encoding ATP-binding cassette domain-containing protein: MIDLENVSKRYGKGEKAVDALNGLNLQVPGGSLFGLLGPNGAGKTTTLRILATLLAPSSGRVQVAGLDALTDPRGVRERLGYVAQEVALDKILSGRELLQLQGDLYHLARSARDQRIAELIDLLGMADWIDRRSGTYSGGMRRRLDLASGLLHRPDVLVLDEPTVGLDIESRAAIWTVLRQLRDQGTTVLLSSHYLEEVDALADQLAIIEDGRVIAAGPPSELKAALGGDRVTLRVREFSDEPEALRVQQLLQACPGVRQVVVNRAQGFSLNLVVEHDGVVEQLRRQLAEAQLPVFALAQSRPSLDDVYLQATGRTLMDAELAVAGVRDAKAERKQSMR; encoded by the coding sequence GTGATTGATCTGGAGAACGTCTCCAAGCGCTACGGAAAAGGTGAGAAGGCCGTTGATGCCTTGAACGGCCTGAATCTTCAGGTCCCTGGTGGCAGTTTGTTCGGCTTGTTGGGTCCCAACGGGGCGGGCAAAACAACGACCCTGCGCATCCTCGCCACCCTGTTGGCCCCGTCCAGCGGCCGTGTCCAGGTTGCTGGTCTCGACGCGCTGACAGACCCCCGCGGTGTCCGCGAGCGTTTGGGTTATGTGGCCCAAGAGGTTGCCCTCGACAAGATTCTCAGCGGCCGTGAGCTGCTCCAGTTGCAGGGCGATCTGTATCACCTGGCCCGTTCAGCCCGGGACCAGCGCATTGCTGAGCTGATTGATCTGCTGGGGATGGCGGACTGGATTGACCGCCGCAGCGGCACCTACTCCGGTGGGATGCGCCGGCGTTTGGATTTGGCCTCCGGTCTGCTGCACCGTCCGGATGTCTTGGTGCTCGATGAGCCCACCGTTGGTCTGGATATCGAGAGTCGCGCGGCCATTTGGACCGTGCTGCGCCAACTGCGCGACCAGGGCACCACGGTGCTGCTGAGCAGTCACTACCTCGAGGAGGTCGATGCCCTGGCGGATCAGCTGGCGATCATTGAGGACGGTCGGGTGATTGCTGCGGGACCCCCCTCCGAACTCAAGGCGGCCCTCGGCGGTGACCGCGTCACCCTGCGGGTGAGGGAGTTCAGCGATGAACCCGAGGCCCTACGGGTTCAGCAGCTGCTGCAGGCCTGTCCGGGGGTGCGGCAGGTGGTGGTCAACCGAGCCCAGGGCTTCTCCTTGAATTTGGTGGTTGAACACGACGGGGTGGTGGAGCAGTTGCGCCGTCAGCTGGCTGAAGCCCAGCTCCCTGTTTTTGCCCTTGCCCAAAGCCGCCCCAGCCTGGATGACGTCTACCTCCAGGCCACGGGTCGGACCTTGATGGATGCCGAGCTGGCGGTGGCCGGTGTCCGTGATGCCAAGGCGGAGCGCAAGCAGTCCATGCGTTGA
- a CDS encoding 4-hydroxybenzoate polyprenyltransferase: MAADSKGLGSLLRAWLGLLRWDKPSGRLILLIPAGWSLFLEGQAPPSLHLLAAIVIGGLAVSGAGCVANDLWDRRIDPQVERTRQRPLASGQIGVPGAVVLLLFCLIAALAVVLWGLPEANRTLCLQLAIAALPPVLLYPSAKRWFAYPQAVLALCWGFAVLIPWAASRGSLQGGWPLLCLWLATLLWTFGFDTVYAMSDREDDRLVGVRSSALSLGEQAPLAVALCYASAGVLLAMASALQGVQPLFWLIWLVVVLGQLKEALALRQPQLPRSAYGRHFKHQVLLGALLLLGLAIGRIWA; encoded by the coding sequence GTGGCTGCCGACAGCAAGGGCCTTGGATCGCTGCTCCGGGCTTGGCTGGGTCTACTGCGCTGGGACAAGCCCAGCGGACGCCTGATCTTGTTGATCCCTGCCGGCTGGAGTCTCTTCCTGGAGGGCCAGGCTCCCCCCAGCCTCCACCTGCTGGCGGCCATCGTCATCGGCGGCCTGGCCGTCAGCGGTGCGGGCTGTGTCGCCAATGACCTCTGGGATCGGCGGATTGATCCCCAGGTGGAGCGAACCCGCCAACGGCCGCTTGCCAGCGGCCAGATCGGTGTTCCGGGGGCCGTTGTGCTGCTGCTGTTCTGCCTGATCGCTGCTCTTGCCGTCGTGCTCTGGGGGCTGCCAGAAGCCAACAGAACCCTTTGCCTCCAACTGGCCATCGCCGCCCTGCCCCCGGTGCTGCTCTACCCCTCAGCGAAGCGCTGGTTTGCCTACCCGCAGGCGGTCCTGGCCCTCTGCTGGGGCTTTGCTGTGCTGATCCCCTGGGCGGCCTCCCGCGGCAGTCTCCAGGGGGGCTGGCCCCTGCTCTGCCTCTGGCTGGCGACCCTGCTGTGGACCTTTGGCTTTGACACGGTTTACGCCATGTCCGACCGGGAGGATGACCGCCTGGTGGGCGTGCGCAGCAGCGCGCTGAGCCTTGGGGAGCAGGCCCCCCTGGCCGTGGCCCTCTGCTACGCCAGCGCTGGAGTGTTGCTGGCGATGGCCTCGGCCCTGCAGGGGGTTCAGCCCCTGTTCTGGCTGATCTGGCTGGTGGTCGTCCTTGGGCAGCTCAAGGAAGCCTTGGCCTTACGGCAGCCGCAGCTGCCGCGCTCGGCCTATGGCCGCCATTTCAAACACCAGGTGCTGCTCGGCGCACTCCTGCTGCTGGGCCTAGCCATCGGACGGATCTGGGCATGA
- a CDS encoding glycosyltransferase family 9 protein codes for MRVLFLVPGGVSAQLQAIPAAAQVAQDLKAQVQVACSPAAAAAWSLLPAVEKVIPFAFDDGPSLADWANLLGNVREPDFQACINLASGRQVDLMLSMSHIPNRVAAAGFSATSTVTPEAGWGAQALSAFLRPLGVTLDASQFRLSLPKGALEQAAASMPSGQGPALLLAPSGNRQDWPADHWRVLPEAIRSKLPDLRVIQAGGANLLQRAAQLASCDVVLSSDPITSQLALLSGMPLVALGQDPASLPQREGVQAVGQAGALEQLGTPEVLKALGLG; via the coding sequence ATGCGAGTCCTCTTTTTGGTGCCGGGTGGTGTCAGTGCACAGCTGCAGGCCATTCCGGCCGCAGCGCAGGTTGCTCAAGACCTCAAGGCCCAGGTGCAAGTGGCCTGCTCCCCAGCGGCGGCAGCCGCCTGGTCACTGCTGCCGGCGGTGGAGAAGGTGATTCCCTTCGCCTTTGATGACGGGCCGAGCCTCGCCGACTGGGCCAACCTCCTGGGCAACGTGCGCGAGCCCGACTTTCAGGCCTGCATCAACCTCGCCAGCGGCCGCCAGGTTGATCTGATGCTGTCGATGAGTCACATCCCCAATCGCGTCGCCGCCGCTGGGTTCTCGGCCACGTCAACCGTCACCCCTGAAGCCGGCTGGGGGGCACAAGCGCTGTCGGCCTTCCTGCGCCCACTCGGCGTCACCCTCGACGCCAGCCAATTCCGCCTGTCCTTGCCCAAAGGAGCACTGGAGCAAGCCGCAGCGTCCATGCCCAGTGGCCAGGGACCCGCCCTGTTGCTTGCCCCGTCAGGGAACCGTCAGGACTGGCCCGCCGACCACTGGCGAGTACTGCCCGAGGCCATCCGCAGCAAGCTGCCGGACCTGCGGGTCATCCAGGCCGGTGGCGCCAATCTGCTGCAGCGGGCCGCGCAACTGGCCAGCTGTGATGTGGTCCTCAGCAGTGACCCCATCACCAGCCAACTGGCCCTGCTCAGTGGCATGCCTCTGGTGGCCCTCGGCCAGGACCCCGCCTCCCTGCCACAACGGGAGGGCGTGCAAGCGGTGGGTCAGGCCGGAGCCCTTGAGCAGCTGGGCACCCCTGAGGTCTTAAAAGCCCTCGGCTTGGGATGA
- the groL gene encoding chaperonin GroEL (60 kDa chaperone family; promotes refolding of misfolded polypeptides especially under stressful conditions; forms two stacked rings of heptamers to form a barrel-shaped 14mer; ends can be capped by GroES; misfolded proteins enter the barrel where they are refolded when GroES binds) yields MAKLLSFSDESRAYLERGVNALADAVKVTIGPKGRNVVLEKKFGAPDVVNDGVTIARDIELEDPFENLGAKLLLQVATKTKDQAGDGTTTATVLAQAMTREGLRNVAAGASPVSLRRGMEKATAQVVAGIQQRSTPVAGESIGQVATVSSGGDEEVGRMVSEAMEKVSVDGVITVEESKSLATELEITEGMAFDRGYSSPYFVTDNDRRVCEFEDALLLVTDRKISAINDLVPVLEAVSKAGKPLVILSEEVEGEALATLVVNKNRGVLQVAAVRAPGFGDRRKAMLQDIAILTGATLISEDRAMALDQVGLEDLGSMRRITISKDDTTIVASDAHQAAVRDRVAAIKRELENTDSEYDREKLTERIAKLAGGVAVIKVGAPTETELRNRKLRIEDALNATRAAVEEGIVAGGGSTLVQLAADLDGLAAQLEGDERTGVEIVQRALSAPLHQIAANAGYDPNVVADQVASTGNGFNAATGTYENLLTAGILDAAKVVRLALQDAVSIASLLLTTEAVIADKPEPAAAAAPGGGGMDPMGGMGGMGGMGGMGMPGMM; encoded by the coding sequence ATGGCCAAGCTGCTCTCCTTCTCCGATGAATCCCGCGCCTATCTCGAGCGCGGCGTCAATGCCCTCGCCGATGCGGTCAAGGTCACCATCGGACCCAAGGGCCGCAACGTCGTTCTTGAGAAGAAGTTCGGGGCTCCCGATGTCGTCAACGACGGCGTGACCATCGCCCGGGACATCGAACTGGAAGACCCCTTCGAGAACCTCGGCGCCAAGCTCCTGCTGCAGGTCGCGACCAAAACCAAGGACCAGGCCGGTGATGGCACCACCACCGCCACCGTCCTTGCCCAGGCCATGACCCGCGAAGGTCTACGCAACGTCGCCGCTGGCGCCAGCCCCGTGAGCCTGCGCCGCGGCATGGAGAAGGCCACCGCTCAAGTCGTGGCGGGCATCCAGCAGCGTTCCACCCCCGTTGCCGGCGAGTCCATCGGCCAGGTGGCCACCGTCAGCTCCGGCGGCGATGAGGAAGTCGGCCGGATGGTCAGCGAGGCGATGGAGAAGGTGAGCGTCGATGGCGTGATCACCGTCGAGGAGAGCAAGAGCCTCGCCACCGAACTGGAAATCACCGAAGGCATGGCCTTCGATCGGGGCTACAGCTCCCCCTACTTCGTCACCGACAACGACCGTCGCGTCTGCGAATTCGAAGATGCGCTGCTGCTGGTCACCGACCGCAAGATCAGTGCCATCAACGACCTCGTTCCCGTTCTGGAGGCCGTGTCGAAAGCTGGCAAGCCCCTGGTGATCCTCTCGGAGGAAGTCGAGGGTGAAGCCCTGGCCACCCTGGTGGTCAACAAGAACCGCGGGGTTCTGCAAGTTGCCGCCGTCCGCGCCCCTGGCTTTGGCGATCGCCGCAAGGCCATGCTCCAGGACATCGCCATCCTCACGGGTGCCACCTTGATCAGCGAGGACCGTGCCATGGCCCTCGATCAAGTGGGTCTGGAGGATCTCGGCAGCATGCGCCGCATCACGATCAGCAAGGACGACACCACCATCGTGGCCAGTGACGCTCACCAGGCTGCCGTCCGCGACCGTGTCGCCGCCATCAAGCGCGAGCTCGAGAACACCGACTCTGAGTACGACCGCGAGAAGCTCACCGAGCGCATCGCCAAGCTGGCCGGTGGCGTTGCCGTGATCAAGGTGGGTGCTCCCACCGAAACCGAGCTGCGCAACCGCAAGCTGCGGATCGAAGACGCCCTCAACGCCACCCGCGCCGCGGTGGAAGAGGGCATCGTCGCCGGCGGTGGCAGCACCCTGGTCCAGCTCGCCGCCGACCTCGATGGCCTGGCTGCCCAGCTGGAGGGCGACGAGCGCACCGGTGTTGAGATCGTGCAGCGCGCTCTGTCTGCGCCCCTGCATCAGATCGCAGCCAACGCGGGCTATGACCCCAACGTTGTGGCGGACCAAGTGGCCTCCACTGGCAACGGCTTCAATGCCGCGACCGGCACCTACGAAAACCTGCTCACCGCAGGCATTCTTGATGCCGCCAAGGTGGTCCGCCTGGCCCTTCAGGACGCCGTCTCGATTGCTTCCCTGCTGCTGACCACCGAGGCGGTGATCGCTGACAAACCCGAGCCGGCTGCCGCAGCCGCACCGGGCGGTGGCGGCATGGATCCCATGGGTGGCATGGGCGGTATGGGTGGAATGGGCGGCATGGGCATGCCCGGCATGATGTGA
- a CDS encoding LD-carboxypeptidase, which translates to MNARAWPRPLQAGDRVQLAAASSALQGDAISRLEVGIAVLERWGLEVEPHRNLQRHWGYYAGTDLERLEDLQPNAPLVACMRGGWGSARLLERPLAAEEHWLLGFSDVTSLLWARQAAGLPGGIHGPMVTTLGAEPEWSQERLRALLFGEALPPLQGTVWNPGQAEGPCLAGNLTVATHLLGTPHLPDLSGSILLFEDIGEAPYRIDRMLSHWRLSGALQQIAGLGFGSFSDCEGDEDDARDPQRSFGLQAVLQERCGDLGIPVIADLPFGHRCGNAAIPIGRRARLDGERGQLLLL; encoded by the coding sequence ATGAACGCGCGCGCCTGGCCCCGCCCGCTCCAAGCCGGCGATCGCGTCCAACTGGCCGCCGCCAGCTCCGCGCTCCAGGGCGATGCCATCAGCCGCCTGGAGGTGGGAATCGCTGTCCTTGAGCGCTGGGGACTGGAGGTCGAACCCCATCGCAACCTGCAACGGCACTGGGGCTACTACGCCGGCACAGACCTCGAACGCCTGGAGGACCTCCAACCCAATGCGCCTTTGGTGGCGTGCATGCGCGGCGGCTGGGGCTCTGCTCGACTGCTGGAGCGGCCCCTTGCGGCTGAGGAGCACTGGCTGCTGGGCTTCTCCGATGTCACCTCCCTGCTCTGGGCGCGGCAGGCCGCTGGCCTACCCGGGGGCATCCATGGGCCCATGGTCACCACCCTGGGGGCCGAACCGGAGTGGAGCCAAGAGCGGCTACGGGCTCTGCTCTTTGGCGAGGCTCTACCGCCCCTGCAAGGGACGGTCTGGAACCCGGGCCAAGCCGAGGGCCCCTGCCTCGCCGGCAATCTCACGGTGGCGACGCACCTGCTGGGGACGCCTCACCTCCCCGACCTCAGTGGATCGATCCTGCTGTTCGAAGACATCGGCGAGGCCCCCTATCGAATCGATCGGATGCTCTCCCACTGGCGTCTCAGTGGGGCTCTCCAGCAGATCGCGGGGCTGGGCTTTGGCAGCTTCAGCGACTGCGAGGGGGATGAGGATGACGCCCGTGATCCCCAGCGCTCCTTTGGTCTGCAGGCGGTGCTTCAGGAGCGCTGCGGCGACCTCGGCATTCCGGTGATTGCCGACCTGCCTTTTGGCCATCGCTGCGGCAACGCCGCCATTCCCATCGGCCGCAGGGCCCGTCTGGACGGCGAGCGCGGCCAACTGCTGCTGCTCTAG
- a CDS encoding TrkA family potassium uptake protein, whose product MTPMRQRPRSLPRRRGLLSPIRTQVARRPWAGPILALATVVNAGAVGYRLAEGWDWGDCYWMVLITLSTLGFSDEHTQLIHTGGRIVTALLLVGGLVVVQQTIQKLLELTNSGYFRRIRQRRYRQQLQRSMNQHVILCGYGRMGREIADQLNGENVQLLVVENDSDRIEEAQQRGLTVLQGDATLDETLEEAGIHRCRALVAALPSNAANLYVILSARGLAPSARLIARSDSEEAEGKLRLAGADQVVSPYVAGGRAMAATALRPLAVTFMDLLAGSECEVDEFLLSEHPEDLGDLNGASLSELQLGRRSGALVLAIRNPAASQLSTGAPEPLIANPGGDVRLGPGQLLVVMGSKRQLQRFGELLGPALAEVKIMPA is encoded by the coding sequence ATGACACCGATGCGGCAGCGACCCCGTTCACTGCCGCGCCGCCGCGGCCTCCTCAGCCCCATTCGCACGCAAGTGGCCAGGCGCCCCTGGGCAGGCCCGATCCTGGCCCTGGCCACGGTCGTCAATGCCGGCGCCGTTGGCTACCGACTGGCGGAGGGCTGGGACTGGGGTGATTGCTACTGGATGGTGCTGATCACCCTCAGCACCCTGGGGTTTAGCGATGAGCACACCCAGCTGATCCACACCGGCGGCCGCATCGTCACGGCGCTGCTGTTGGTGGGCGGCCTGGTGGTGGTCCAGCAAACCATCCAGAAACTGCTGGAATTAACCAACTCCGGCTACTTTCGCCGCATCCGCCAGCGGCGCTACCGCCAACAGCTGCAGCGATCGATGAATCAGCACGTCATCCTCTGCGGCTACGGCCGGATGGGCCGCGAAATCGCGGATCAACTGAATGGAGAAAACGTCCAACTGTTGGTGGTTGAAAACGATAGCGACCGCATTGAGGAAGCACAGCAGCGAGGCCTGACGGTCCTTCAGGGAGACGCCACCCTCGATGAAACCCTGGAGGAGGCCGGCATCCACCGCTGCCGAGCACTGGTCGCCGCCCTGCCGAGCAACGCGGCCAACCTCTACGTGATCCTCAGCGCCCGGGGATTGGCGCCGAGCGCCCGGCTGATTGCCCGCTCCGACAGCGAAGAAGCGGAAGGGAAACTGCGTTTAGCCGGAGCTGACCAGGTGGTGAGCCCCTATGTGGCCGGCGGTCGTGCCATGGCCGCCACCGCCCTGAGGCCCCTGGCGGTGACCTTCATGGACCTGCTGGCCGGCAGCGAGTGTGAGGTGGACGAATTTCTGCTGAGCGAGCATCCCGAGGATCTCGGCGACCTCAACGGGGCCAGTCTCTCGGAACTGCAGTTGGGACGCCGCAGTGGTGCCCTGGTCCTGGCGATCCGAAACCCCGCGGCAAGCCAACTCAGCACCGGAGCGCCGGAACCACTCATCGCCAACCCCGGCGGTGATGTCCGCCTGGGTCCCGGTCAGTTGCTGGTGGTCATGGGCAGCAAACGCCAGTTGCAGCGCTTTGGGGAACTGCTTGGCCCCGCCTTGGCTGAAGTCAAAATCATGCCCGCCTAG